A genome region from Streptomyces sp. S4.7 includes the following:
- a CDS encoding GNAT family N-acetyltransferase: MKIEQVGWDNTDAVALRARQRAEIAERYGTPDSEPGIPPSQADTAAFFVAYEDDGSAVGCGGLRALGAGIGEIKRMYVAPASRGSGVAQRVLLALEEWARDQGWSSLCLETGDAQADAVRFYTRSGYEPIPPFGPYAESGNSLCFERPL; encoded by the coding sequence ATGAAGATCGAACAGGTCGGGTGGGACAACACGGACGCGGTCGCCCTGCGCGCACGGCAGCGGGCCGAGATCGCCGAGCGGTACGGCACACCGGACAGCGAACCCGGCATACCCCCGTCCCAGGCCGACACAGCCGCCTTCTTCGTGGCGTACGAGGACGACGGGTCCGCGGTGGGCTGTGGAGGGCTGCGTGCCCTCGGCGCGGGAATCGGTGAGATCAAGCGGATGTACGTCGCGCCGGCGTCCCGTGGCTCGGGCGTCGCGCAGCGCGTCCTGCTCGCGCTGGAGGAGTGGGCGCGGGACCAGGGCTGGTCAAGTCTGTGTCTGGAGACGGGAGATGCCCAGGCCGACGCGGTCCGCTTCTACACCCGCTCCGGCTACGAACCGATCCCGCCCTTCGGTCCTTACGCGGAGTCGGGCAACTCCCTGTGCTTCGAGCGCCCGCTGTAG
- a CDS encoding hydrogenase maturation protein: MHILLVASAFNSLTQRVFAELGDRGHRVGLELALGDEPLREAVRRTAPDLIIAPMLRTAIPPDIWSAHVCLIVHPGPVGDRGPSSLDWAIHLGATEWGVTVLQASGEMDGGAVWATARCPVPADIGKSDLYRNEVSDAALEAVLLAVGRFASGTYVPRPQESTGPGAEVRVRPYFEQSLRRVDWASDPTETVVRKLRGADSQPGVLDELLEEEWYLHGGHAEDTLRGRPGELLATRSGAVCRATVDGAVWIPELRPRRRAGGPATFKLPAVLALGDRLPPALPEIAAPWEHSPEYSLGASRESPGGRSATHRTWRDIRYRENGQVGFLSFTFPGGAMSTEQCRRLLTAYRFACARPTTVLVLGGGRDFFSNGIHLNVIEAADAPARESWENINAMDDLVEAVLTTTDRLVVSALGGNAAAGGAMLALAADQVWCRSGAVLNPHYRLMGLYGSEYWTYTLPRRVGAEEAERLTRRALPVTAARAREIGLVDVVVDSTPEDFGSVVARHAARLGSAPGTQRRVSEKKAARERDEAVAPLSEYRERELARMRATFFDPGAPYHALRAAFVRKVKPSSTPEHLRAGASPVVRDARTGGAALGTTSAAPGAAPDAAADGQPLTGHSSGSL; encoded by the coding sequence ATGCACATCCTGCTGGTCGCGAGTGCCTTCAACAGTCTGACCCAGCGCGTCTTCGCCGAACTCGGGGACCGCGGACACCGCGTCGGTCTCGAACTGGCCCTGGGTGACGAGCCGTTGCGCGAAGCCGTACGCCGCACCGCCCCGGACCTGATCATCGCCCCCATGCTCAGGACCGCGATCCCGCCCGACATCTGGTCCGCCCACGTCTGCCTGATCGTCCATCCGGGTCCGGTCGGCGACCGTGGACCGTCCTCCCTGGACTGGGCGATCCACCTGGGCGCCACCGAGTGGGGGGTGACGGTCCTGCAAGCGTCGGGAGAGATGGACGGCGGGGCGGTGTGGGCCACGGCCCGCTGTCCGGTGCCGGCGGACATCGGGAAGAGCGACCTCTACCGCAACGAGGTCTCCGACGCCGCTCTGGAGGCGGTGCTGCTCGCGGTGGGGCGTTTCGCCTCCGGGACATACGTTCCGCGGCCGCAGGAGAGCACCGGTCCGGGCGCGGAGGTCCGCGTCCGGCCGTACTTCGAGCAGAGTCTGCGGCGCGTGGACTGGGCGTCGGACCCGACCGAGACCGTCGTACGCAAACTGCGCGGGGCCGATTCGCAGCCCGGTGTCCTGGACGAACTCCTCGAAGAGGAGTGGTATCTGCACGGCGGCCACGCCGAGGACACCCTGCGGGGGCGCCCCGGAGAGCTGCTCGCCACCCGGTCCGGAGCGGTCTGCCGCGCGACGGTGGACGGTGCGGTGTGGATCCCGGAGCTGCGTCCCCGGCGCCGGGCCGGTGGCCCGGCCACCTTCAAACTGCCGGCTGTTCTCGCCCTCGGTGACCGGCTGCCGCCTGCGCTGCCCGAGATCGCCGCGCCCTGGGAGCACTCCCCCGAGTACTCCTTGGGAGCGTCGCGGGAGTCGCCCGGAGGGCGGTCCGCCACCCACCGGACATGGCGGGACATCCGCTACCGCGAGAACGGTCAGGTCGGATTCCTGTCGTTCACCTTCCCCGGTGGCGCGATGAGTACGGAGCAGTGCCGGCGCCTCCTCACGGCGTACCGCTTCGCCTGTGCACGGCCGACCACGGTGCTGGTGCTCGGCGGCGGCCGTGACTTCTTCTCCAACGGGATCCATCTGAACGTCATCGAGGCCGCCGACGCCCCCGCGCGGGAGTCCTGGGAGAACATCAACGCCATGGACGACCTCGTGGAGGCCGTTCTGACCACCACGGACCGGCTGGTCGTGAGCGCGCTCGGCGGCAACGCGGCAGCGGGCGGCGCCATGCTGGCCCTGGCGGCCGACCAGGTCTGGTGCAGGAGCGGAGCCGTACTCAACCCGCATTACCGGCTGATGGGGCTGTACGGGTCGGAGTACTGGACGTACACGCTGCCTCGTCGGGTGGGGGCCGAGGAGGCCGAGCGCCTGACGCGGCGGGCCCTGCCGGTGACGGCGGCCCGCGCGCGCGAGATCGGGCTCGTCGACGTCGTCGTCGACAGCACGCCCGAGGACTTCGGGTCCGTGGTCGCGCGCCATGCCGCCCGTCTCGGGTCGGCGCCGGGTACACAGCGGCGCGTCAGTGAGAAGAAGGCGGCCCGTGAACGGGACGAGGCCGTCGCGCCGCTGAGTGAGTACCGGGAGCGTGAACTGGCCCGGATGCGGGCCACGTTCTTCGACCCCGGCGCGCCGTACCACGCCCTGCGGGCCGCCTTCGTACGGAAGGTGAAGCCGTCGTCGACGCCGGAACATCTGCGAGCCGGGGCGTCACCCGTCGTCCGGGACGCGCGCACCGGCGGTGCGGCGCTCGGCACGACGAGCGCAGCACCCGGCGCCGCACCGGACGCCGCGGCCGACGGTCAGCCCTTGACCGGCCACTCCAGCGGTTCGTTGTAG
- a CDS encoding phage/plasmid primase, P4 family: MTDLEELPAPSNPMAVARRLLPDWQNEDGQMLYRRWRGSWMSWTGTCWREMDDAQVRKAMYERLEHAIYTTPGKDGEPEERAWAPTKPKISNLLDALGSITLLPTDTDAPAWVDQDRAGEDDGPIVACTNGLLRIRDRALRPHTPDFFNLVSVPFAYDPNATAPTWERFLAGIWPDDPEAIQSLQEWFGYVLSGRTDQQKILLVKGPSRSGKGTIARVLKELVGKENLAGPTLAGLGSNFGLSTLVGKPLAVISDARLSGKDGGQVVERLLTISGEDTIDIDRKYRQPWTGKLPTRLMVLTNELPHFGDSSGVIARRFIVLNMTVSWLGKEDPTLTDRLTAEMPGIINWALEGLARLGRTGRITEPAASRETVISMQDIASPTSAFVRERCTTGPTCSVPVDALWNIWRQWAEDNGVKAVGTKQLFGRNLLSVVPQLNRARPRDEYGRQVPTYTGITLNPSDP; the protein is encoded by the coding sequence ATGACCGACCTGGAGGAACTACCCGCACCGTCGAACCCGATGGCCGTTGCGCGTCGTCTGCTCCCGGACTGGCAGAACGAGGACGGGCAGATGCTGTACCGGCGCTGGCGCGGTTCGTGGATGAGCTGGACCGGAACCTGCTGGCGCGAGATGGACGACGCGCAGGTACGCAAGGCCATGTACGAGCGGCTTGAGCACGCCATCTACACCACGCCCGGCAAGGACGGCGAACCCGAGGAACGTGCCTGGGCCCCCACGAAACCGAAGATCAGCAACCTGCTCGACGCCCTGGGATCGATCACGCTCCTGCCCACCGACACGGACGCCCCGGCATGGGTGGACCAAGACAGGGCCGGCGAGGACGACGGGCCGATCGTGGCCTGTACGAACGGGCTGCTGCGCATCCGGGACCGCGCGCTCCGCCCGCACACGCCGGACTTCTTCAACCTCGTCTCCGTCCCCTTCGCCTACGACCCGAACGCCACCGCCCCAACCTGGGAACGCTTCCTCGCCGGAATCTGGCCCGACGACCCCGAGGCCATCCAGTCACTCCAGGAGTGGTTCGGCTACGTCCTGTCCGGGCGCACCGATCAGCAGAAGATTCTCCTGGTCAAAGGCCCCTCCCGATCGGGCAAGGGCACTATCGCCCGCGTGCTGAAAGAGCTGGTCGGCAAGGAGAACCTTGCCGGTCCTACGCTGGCCGGCCTGGGGAGCAACTTCGGGCTGTCGACCCTCGTCGGCAAGCCCTTGGCGGTCATCTCCGACGCCCGGCTGTCCGGCAAGGACGGCGGCCAGGTCGTGGAACGGCTGCTCACCATCTCCGGTGAAGACACCATCGACATCGACCGCAAATACCGGCAACCCTGGACCGGAAAGCTGCCGACGCGGCTCATGGTTCTGACCAACGAGCTGCCGCACTTCGGGGACTCCTCCGGGGTCATCGCCCGCCGGTTCATCGTGCTCAACATGACGGTCTCCTGGCTGGGCAAGGAAGATCCCACGCTCACCGACCGGCTCACCGCGGAGATGCCCGGCATCATCAACTGGGCCCTTGAAGGACTCGCCCGCCTGGGACGCACCGGCCGCATCACCGAACCGGCCGCGAGCCGGGAAACGGTCATCTCCATGCAGGACATCGCCAGCCCCACCAGCGCGTTCGTCCGCGAACGCTGCACCACCGGACCCACGTGCAGCGTCCCCGTGGACGCGCTGTGGAACATCTGGCGCCAGTGGGCCGAAGACAACGGCGTCAAAGCCGTAGGCACCAAGCAACTCTTCGGCCGCAACCTGCTCTCCGTCGTCCCCCAACTCAACCGGGCCCGACCCCGAGACGAGTACGGGCGACAGGTCCCCACCTACACCGGCATCACCCTCAACCCGTCCGACCCGTAA
- a CDS encoding family 43 glycosylhydrolase, with protein MLRLHAKAVATLLAGCLIAMFSPATATATAISTATAVPVPDSPVAEAGNPFVDGWYADPDITMYDGTYWVYPTTSKTYAEQTYLDAFSSTDMVNWTKHEKVLTTEDVEWAEYAVWAPAPVERNGKYYLFFAANDIQNDSSLGGIGVAVADRPEGPYSDALGHPLIGQFHNGAQPIDQDVFIDDDGQAYMYYGGWGHANVVKLNDDMTSLGTFADGSTYKEITPVADYVEGSQMFKRDGMYYLMWSEGGWTGPDYSVSYAMSDSPTGPFEKIEEVLAQDPAVAKGSGHNSVVNVPGTDIWYIVYHRRPLSESAGNNRQLAHDPMHFRADGTIEPVTMRVRDNFADGNSLGWKTYGGSWSAGDGSYRAESSPGGRALLDTDFADFTYAADVTVPTGSSGLLGASGGDGGLLFRAARPAVGVDSYAGYYAGIGPTGKVVLGRADDGAWTPLESAQLPLPTRPDHHLRISAVGSTIKVYVDDMATPAISVTDDTYRSGANGVRVFNTAAAFDNVSVDKAG; from the coding sequence ATGCTCAGACTCCACGCCAAGGCCGTAGCCACGCTGCTCGCCGGCTGCCTCATCGCGATGTTCTCGCCCGCCACCGCCACCGCCACCGCCATCAGCACCGCCACCGCCGTCCCGGTGCCGGATTCCCCGGTCGCCGAAGCCGGCAATCCGTTCGTCGACGGCTGGTACGCCGACCCCGACATCACCATGTACGACGGCACCTACTGGGTGTACCCGACCACGTCCAAGACGTACGCGGAGCAGACGTATCTCGACGCCTTCTCCTCGACCGACATGGTCAACTGGACGAAGCACGAGAAGGTGCTGACGACAGAGGATGTCGAGTGGGCCGAGTACGCGGTGTGGGCGCCCGCGCCGGTCGAGCGGAACGGGAAGTACTACCTGTTCTTCGCCGCCAACGACATCCAGAACGACTCCAGCCTCGGCGGTATCGGTGTCGCCGTGGCGGACAGGCCCGAGGGGCCCTACTCGGATGCCCTGGGCCACCCGCTCATCGGACAGTTCCACAACGGCGCCCAGCCCATCGACCAGGACGTCTTCATCGACGACGACGGTCAGGCGTACATGTACTACGGCGGCTGGGGACACGCGAACGTCGTCAAGCTCAACGACGACATGACGAGCCTCGGTACGTTCGCCGACGGCAGTACGTACAAGGAGATCACGCCCGTCGCCGACTACGTCGAGGGCTCGCAGATGTTCAAGCGCGACGGCATGTACTACCTGATGTGGTCCGAGGGAGGGTGGACCGGTCCGGACTACTCGGTCTCGTACGCCATGTCCGACTCACCGACCGGCCCCTTCGAGAAGATCGAGGAGGTGCTGGCCCAGGACCCCGCGGTCGCGAAGGGCTCCGGGCACAACTCCGTCGTCAACGTGCCCGGCACGGACATCTGGTACATCGTCTACCACCGCAGGCCGCTCAGTGAGAGCGCGGGCAACAACCGCCAACTCGCCCACGACCCGATGCACTTCAGGGCGGACGGGACGATCGAACCCGTCACGATGCGGGTCAGGGACAACTTCGCCGACGGCAACTCCCTCGGCTGGAAGACCTACGGCGGGTCGTGGTCGGCCGGTGACGGAAGCTACCGGGCCGAGAGTTCGCCGGGCGGCAGAGCGCTGCTCGACACGGACTTCGCCGACTTCACGTACGCCGCCGACGTCACGGTCCCCACGGGCAGCAGCGGCCTTCTCGGAGCGAGCGGCGGCGACGGGGGCCTGCTCTTCCGCGCCGCGCGGCCGGCCGTCGGTGTCGACAGCTACGCCGGCTACTACGCGGGCATCGGCCCGACCGGCAAGGTCGTGCTGGGCCGCGCGGACGACGGCGCCTGGACGCCATTGGAATCCGCCCAACTGCCCCTCCCCACAAGGCCGGACCACCATCTGCGGATCTCGGCCGTCGGCTCCACCATCAAGGTGTACGTCGACGACATGGCCACGCCGGCGATCTCGGTGACCGACGACACGTACCGCAGCGGCGCCAACGGAGTACGGGTCTTCAACACCGCCGCGGCCTTCGACAACGTCTCCGTCGACAAGGCCGGCTGA
- a CDS encoding dihydrofolate reductase family protein — MRKYVASRTADTVSWQNSTLLTGDVAEAVRALKQDSGDGDGDGVDSGEIQVHGSGDLIQTLIEHDLVDEFHVLVLPVLVGSGKRLFGAGTVPAGLKLLEHREFRQRCRHQHVRAGGRGRVRGHGPGDRQLVSG, encoded by the coding sequence GTGCGGAAGTACGTCGCGTCGCGGACGGCGGACACCGTGTCGTGGCAGAACTCGACGCTGCTGACGGGCGATGTCGCGGAAGCGGTCCGCGCGCTCAAGCAGGACAGCGGCGACGGCGACGGCGACGGCGTGGACAGCGGCGAGATCCAGGTGCACGGCAGCGGTGATCTGATCCAGACGCTGATCGAGCACGACCTCGTGGACGAGTTCCACGTGCTGGTCCTCCCGGTGCTCGTCGGCTCCGGCAAGCGGCTCTTCGGGGCGGGCACCGTCCCGGCGGGGCTGAAGCTGCTCGAACACCGCGAGTTCCGACAGCGGTGTCGTCATCAGCACGTACGCGCGGGCGGGCGAGGTCGGGTACGGGGCCATGGGCCCGGAGACCGGCAACTGGTGAGCGGCTGA
- a CDS encoding tyrosine-type recombinase/integrase — MLTYDVDIWSIRQRKGRPKPFELRWRVGERSHSRSFKLKPQAEGRQSELLAALRNREQYDEETGLPASEFEALTTPTWYEHATAYVLMKWPKAAAKHRASIAETFATITPAFVSSSRGAPDAAVLRKALYGWAFRAAQDTDGNLRMRHQVETPPADIAAALTWISANTVKMTEVGKSERLRSALDALSKKLNGMPAADNTVNRKRMVLSNALRYAVERGTLVSNPLVRVDWTGPDKDDEVDFRYVPNPDQAAALIDAVRQLSARGEHMAAFFGCLYYAAMRPSEIAALRAEDCKLPKSGWGELVLAGSQPEVGSGWTNDGQSFEQRGLKRRARTATRSVPIPPVLTAMLRGHKERYGVADDGRLFRAAKGGRVRSTEYCELWDSARLKALSAKEAKTPLADVPYSLRHAGVSLWINSGVDPMEVAQRAGHSLAVLFRFYAKILKGQQSRANDLIERGLSGG, encoded by the coding sequence ATGCTCACGTACGACGTAGACATCTGGTCCATCAGGCAGCGCAAGGGCCGCCCGAAGCCGTTCGAGCTACGGTGGCGGGTCGGCGAGCGCTCGCACTCACGGAGCTTCAAGCTCAAACCGCAGGCGGAAGGACGACAATCCGAGCTGCTGGCCGCGCTGCGCAACCGAGAGCAGTACGACGAGGAGACCGGACTCCCCGCCTCTGAGTTCGAGGCGCTGACGACACCCACCTGGTACGAGCACGCCACCGCCTACGTGCTGATGAAGTGGCCGAAGGCAGCGGCCAAGCACCGTGCGAGCATCGCGGAGACGTTCGCAACGATTACGCCAGCCTTCGTATCCAGTTCGCGTGGTGCCCCCGACGCCGCAGTACTTCGAAAGGCGCTCTACGGATGGGCTTTCCGCGCGGCACAAGACACGGACGGAAACCTACGCATGCGCCACCAGGTCGAGACGCCGCCTGCGGACATCGCGGCGGCCCTCACCTGGATCTCTGCGAACACGGTCAAGATGACCGAGGTCGGAAAGTCGGAACGGCTCCGGAGCGCGTTGGACGCGCTGTCCAAGAAACTCAACGGGATGCCAGCGGCGGACAACACGGTGAACCGTAAGCGCATGGTTCTGAGCAACGCTCTGCGATACGCGGTTGAGCGCGGAACCCTCGTCTCGAATCCGCTCGTTCGCGTCGACTGGACCGGCCCTGACAAGGACGACGAAGTCGACTTCCGGTACGTCCCCAACCCGGACCAGGCCGCCGCCCTGATCGACGCCGTGCGGCAGCTCAGCGCGCGCGGTGAGCACATGGCCGCCTTCTTCGGCTGCCTCTACTACGCGGCCATGCGGCCCTCGGAGATCGCGGCTCTCAGAGCCGAGGACTGCAAACTGCCCAAGAGCGGCTGGGGTGAGTTGGTTCTTGCCGGGAGCCAACCCGAGGTCGGCTCGGGGTGGACCAACGATGGGCAGTCGTTCGAGCAGCGCGGACTGAAACGGCGGGCTCGGACAGCCACTCGGTCTGTACCGATCCCGCCCGTACTCACCGCGATGCTCCGGGGCCACAAAGAGAGGTACGGGGTGGCGGACGATGGCAGGCTGTTCCGCGCTGCGAAGGGTGGGCGCGTCCGGTCCACGGAGTACTGCGAGCTCTGGGACTCGGCTCGGCTCAAGGCCCTGTCGGCGAAAGAGGCCAAGACACCGCTCGCGGACGTGCCGTATTCACTCCGGCACGCCGGAGTGTCCCTGTGGATCAACTCCGGGGTGGACCCGATGGAAGTCGCGCAGCGGGCCGGCCACAGCCTCGCGGTCCTCTTCCGCTTCTACGCCAAGATCCTTAAGGGACAACAGTCCCGCGCCAACGACCTCATTGAGCGAGGTCTGAGCGGGGGGTGA
- a CDS encoding glycerophosphodiester phosphodiesterase: protein MTHARQPSIQVVAHRGASEDAPEHTLAAYKKAIEDGADALECDVRLTADGHLVCVHDRRVNRTSNGRGAVSALELADLATLDFGSWRETMENSGSEESPDWKDRSLTSVLTLERLLELVADTDRRIELAIETKHPTRWAGQVEERLLHLLARFGLDGPAPDESPVRIMSFSARSLHRIADAAPQLPTVYLMQFVSPRLRDGRLPAGARIAGPGIRIVRNQPGYVERLHRAGHRVHVWTVNEPEDVELCASLGVEAIITNRPKQVLSQLGRLA, encoded by the coding sequence GTGACTCACGCACGGCAGCCCAGCATCCAGGTCGTCGCCCACCGAGGAGCCTCCGAGGACGCCCCCGAACACACTCTGGCCGCCTACAAGAAGGCCATCGAGGACGGCGCCGACGCACTGGAATGCGATGTACGGCTCACCGCCGACGGGCACCTGGTGTGCGTACACGACCGACGTGTGAACCGCACCTCCAACGGACGCGGCGCCGTCTCCGCCCTGGAGCTCGCCGATCTGGCCACCCTCGACTTCGGTTCGTGGAGGGAGACCATGGAGAACTCGGGCAGCGAGGAGAGCCCCGACTGGAAGGACCGCTCCCTCACCTCCGTACTGACGCTGGAGCGCCTGCTGGAACTGGTCGCCGACACCGACCGGCGCATCGAGCTGGCCATCGAGACCAAACACCCCACCCGCTGGGCCGGACAGGTGGAGGAGCGGTTGCTCCACCTGCTGGCGCGCTTCGGACTCGACGGCCCGGCGCCCGACGAGTCACCGGTGCGCATCATGAGCTTCTCCGCCAGGTCGCTGCATCGCATCGCCGACGCCGCGCCGCAACTGCCCACCGTCTATCTGATGCAGTTCGTCTCGCCCAGGCTGCGTGACGGGCGGCTGCCGGCGGGGGCCAGGATCGCCGGGCCCGGCATCCGCATCGTGCGCAACCAGCCGGGCTATGTGGAGCGGCTGCACAGAGCGGGGCACCGTGTCCATGTCTGGACGGTGAACGAGCCGGAAGACGTCGAACTCTGCGCGAGCCTCGGAGTGGAGGCAATCATCACCAACCGCCCCAAACAGGTGCTGTCCCAGCTGGGACGCCTTGCCTGA
- a CDS encoding trypsin-like peptidase domain-containing protein: protein MSTENEGTAVPSAPSVPPVPVAAPDGTPASASGGLPQDQRYPDQPGRSSEPGGAGGFGGTAQGSPPAQPPSVPPSGPGQGSEPATPLPGAVPAYYPGSTGSTGSAPDAGWPPPPPPAQPSYGGGGGGWGEPPASGPKPSRKRPGGLIAAVLAAALVAGVVGGGIGYWAADRNDDSVGGGSTTVSAADAPALKREAGSTAAVAGKALPSVVTITAQAQGGDGGTGTGFVYDKQGHILTNNHVVASAADGGDLTATFSNGKEYGAEVVGRAEGYDVAVLKLKDPPSGLEPLALGNSDKVAVGDSTIAIGAPFGLSNTVTTGIISAKNRPVASGDGSSDKNSYMSALQTDASINPGNSGGPLLDARGAVIGMNSAIQPSGGGGGGGGGQSGSIGLGFAIPINQAKNVAEQLIKTGQPVYPVIGATVSMAEGGDGATISGDGGGGTPAVTPDGPAAKAGLKSGDVITKFNDVPIDSGPTLISEIWTHRPGDKIKITYTRDGKESQVEVTLGERKGDSQ from the coding sequence GTGAGCACCGAGAACGAGGGCACTGCGGTCCCGTCCGCCCCGTCCGTACCTCCCGTGCCGGTTGCCGCTCCCGATGGCACACCCGCGTCCGCCTCGGGGGGGTTGCCCCAGGACCAGCGGTACCCAGACCAGCCCGGCCGGTCCAGTGAGCCCGGTGGGGCGGGCGGTTTCGGCGGGACCGCGCAGGGGTCGCCGCCGGCCCAGCCGCCGTCGGTGCCCCCGTCCGGACCCGGTCAGGGCTCCGAGCCCGCGACGCCGCTGCCCGGAGCCGTACCGGCGTACTACCCCGGCTCGACGGGATCGACAGGATCGGCCCCCGACGCGGGATGGCCGCCCCCGCCCCCGCCGGCCCAGCCTTCCTACGGAGGCGGTGGCGGCGGCTGGGGCGAGCCGCCCGCGTCCGGCCCGAAGCCGTCCCGCAAGCGCCCCGGCGGTCTGATCGCGGCGGTCCTCGCGGCGGCGCTGGTCGCCGGTGTGGTCGGCGGCGGGATCGGTTACTGGGCGGCGGACCGCAACGACGACAGCGTCGGCGGCGGATCGACCACGGTCTCGGCGGCCGACGCCCCCGCGCTCAAGCGCGAGGCGGGCAGCACGGCGGCGGTGGCCGGCAAGGCGCTGCCGAGCGTCGTGACCATCACGGCGCAGGCCCAGGGTGGCGACGGCGGCACGGGCACGGGCTTCGTCTACGACAAGCAGGGCCACATCCTCACGAACAACCACGTGGTGGCGTCGGCCGCCGACGGCGGAGACCTGACGGCGACCTTCTCCAACGGCAAGGAGTACGGGGCCGAGGTCGTGGGCCGCGCCGAGGGTTACGACGTCGCCGTGCTGAAGCTGAAGGACCCGCCGTCCGGGCTGGAGCCGCTGGCCCTGGGCAATTCCGACAAGGTGGCGGTCGGCGACTCGACGATCGCGATCGGCGCGCCGTTCGGGCTCTCCAACACCGTCACAACGGGCATCATCAGCGCCAAGAACCGCCCGGTGGCCTCCGGCGACGGGTCGAGCGACAAGAACTCGTACATGAGCGCCCTCCAGACGGACGCCTCCATCAACCCCGGCAACTCCGGCGGTCCGCTCCTGGACGCGCGGGGCGCGGTCATCGGCATGAACTCGGCGATCCAGCCCTCGGGCGGTGGCGGTGGCGGAGGCGGCGGCCAGTCGGGTTCGATCGGCCTCGGCTTCGCCATCCCGATCAACCAGGCGAAGAACGTCGCCGAGCAGCTCATCAAGACCGGCCAGCCCGTCTACCCGGTCATCGGCGCCACGGTCTCCATGGCGGAGGGCGGCGACGGCGCGACGATCTCGGGCGACGGCGGGGGCGGCACCCCGGCGGTGACGCCGGACGGGCCGGCCGCGAAGGCGGGGCTGAAGTCGGGTGATGTGATCACGAAGTTCAACGACGTGCCGATCGACAGCGGCCCGACGCTGATCAGCGAGATCTGGACGCACAGGCCGGGCGACAAGATCAAGATCACGTACACGCGCGACGGCAAGGAGTCGCAGGTCGAGGTCACCCTGGGTGAGCGCAAGGGCGATTCGCAGTAA
- a CDS encoding helix-turn-helix domain-containing protein: protein MSRPKMLKLREVLEEIDMSRAAFYRMRARNQGPRLIKLPNGHLRVRRSDLDAWLSKGEELAA from the coding sequence ATGTCCCGCCCCAAGATGCTCAAGCTCCGCGAAGTGCTGGAAGAGATCGACATGAGCCGAGCCGCGTTCTACCGCATGCGCGCCCGCAACCAGGGCCCGCGACTCATCAAGCTTCCCAACGGGCACCTCCGCGTGCGCCGTTCAGACCTGGACGCATGGCTGTCCAAGGGCGAAGAACTCGCTGCCTGA
- a CDS encoding bifunctional DNA primase/polymerase, which translates to MTQPVHNRRERLLTAALNVAERGWHVFPLRPDDKRPALHGEERCTRTGDCVNGHLKWEQRATTSPGRIRYCWEFYPANIGIATGPSGLVVVDLDMPKTKNKATGSGDTPCGVTTFKALCERAGQEVPATYRTRTASGGQHLYFTAPTGIRLTNTAGKLGALIDTRAWGGYVVAAGSTTPADRYEVTDDTPVAPLPGWLLSLLQPSAPVRVERFAPLVVNGDRAALAAMDRECDNVRNAPEGEGNNTLNRCAFKVGRFVAWGDLARHVVEEAFQSAGQERGLTAAECHATIRSALDNSIRKARPRDAA; encoded by the coding sequence ATGACCCAACCTGTCCACAACAGGCGAGAGCGCCTGCTGACCGCCGCCCTGAACGTGGCAGAACGCGGCTGGCACGTGTTCCCCCTCCGTCCCGACGACAAGCGCCCCGCCCTGCACGGCGAGGAACGCTGCACCCGTACCGGCGACTGCGTGAACGGCCACCTCAAGTGGGAGCAGCGCGCCACCACCAGCCCCGGACGTATCCGGTACTGCTGGGAGTTCTACCCCGCGAACATCGGGATCGCCACGGGCCCGTCCGGGCTGGTCGTGGTGGACCTCGACATGCCCAAAACCAAGAACAAGGCCACAGGCAGTGGGGACACGCCTTGCGGCGTGACGACCTTCAAGGCGCTCTGCGAGCGCGCCGGGCAGGAAGTGCCCGCCACCTACCGCACCCGGACCGCGAGCGGCGGACAGCACCTGTACTTCACCGCACCCACCGGAATCCGGCTCACCAACACCGCCGGGAAGCTCGGTGCGTTGATCGACACACGGGCGTGGGGCGGGTACGTCGTCGCGGCGGGCAGCACCACCCCGGCCGACCGGTACGAGGTCACCGACGACACTCCTGTCGCCCCGCTGCCCGGATGGCTGCTGAGCCTGCTCCAACCCTCGGCACCCGTCCGGGTGGAGCGGTTCGCGCCGCTGGTCGTCAACGGCGACCGCGCGGCGCTGGCGGCCATGGACCGCGAGTGCGACAACGTCCGCAACGCCCCGGAGGGGGAGGGCAACAACACGCTCAACCGATGCGCCTTCAAGGTCGGGCGCTTCGTCGCGTGGGGCGACCTCGCCCGGCACGTGGTTGAGGAGGCCTTCCAATCGGCGGGGCAGGAGCGGGGACTCACCGCTGCCGAGTGCCACGCCACGATCCGCAGCGCCCTCGACAACTCCATCCGCAAAGCCCGGCCCAGGGACGCGGCATGA